One genomic region from Gammaproteobacteria bacterium encodes:
- the malQ gene encoding 4-alpha-glucanotransferase → DFLAGAGQSVWQTLPLGPTHDDGSPYQCLSVHAGNPGFIDRDALREEGWLDGAPSGMSLAAAWQAFQARADTAARHDFEAFCAEHKSWLDDYALYCAIREEQGHQAWWHWPAPLRDREPTALEEAGRRLADAVGTVRFGQFVFFRQWAALKHYANQRGVLMFGDMPIFVAHDSADVWAERQYFQLDERGQPTVVAGVPPDYFSATGQRWGNPHYDWDRMGQDGYAWWLRRMATQLQLFDLIRIDHFRGFEAYWEIPAGHDTAQGGRWVQGPGDALFEAFHARFGELPVVAEDLGVITEAVTALRLRHRLPGMKILQFAFDSGPGNPYLPHHHEPLYAVYTGTHDNDTTLGWYRSLPEAVRAHVNDYLACVAADMPWALIRAALASVATLAIVPLQDILELGSEHRMNTPGTTTGNWAWRFRWAQVSGDAVRRLRHMTGLYGRLAQ, encoded by the coding sequence GGACGCGCTGCGTGAGGAAGGCTGGCTGGACGGCGCGCCATCCGGAATGTCGCTGGCGGCGGCCTGGCAGGCGTTCCAGGCGCGGGCTGACACCGCCGCCCGTCACGACTTTGAGGCCTTTTGCGCCGAACACAAAAGCTGGCTGGACGATTACGCTCTCTATTGCGCCATACGGGAAGAGCAGGGTCACCAGGCCTGGTGGCACTGGCCCGCGCCCCTGCGCGACCGCGAGCCCACTGCCCTTGAGGAGGCAGGCCGGCGCCTGGCGGACGCGGTGGGCACGGTGCGCTTTGGCCAGTTTGTGTTCTTCCGCCAGTGGGCGGCCCTTAAACACTACGCCAACCAGCGCGGCGTGCTGATGTTCGGCGACATGCCCATTTTCGTGGCCCACGACAGCGCCGACGTGTGGGCCGAGCGTCAGTATTTCCAGCTGGACGAGCGCGGCCAGCCCACTGTCGTTGCCGGCGTGCCCCCCGACTACTTCTCCGCCACCGGCCAGCGCTGGGGCAACCCCCACTACGACTGGGACCGCATGGGACAGGACGGCTACGCCTGGTGGCTCAGGCGCATGGCCACGCAGCTGCAACTGTTCGACCTGATCCGCATCGACCACTTTCGCGGTTTTGAAGCCTATTGGGAAATCCCCGCCGGGCACGACACCGCCCAAGGGGGCCGCTGGGTGCAGGGGCCGGGTGATGCCTTGTTCGAAGCCTTCCACGCCCGCTTCGGCGAATTGCCCGTGGTGGCGGAAGATCTGGGGGTGATCACCGAAGCCGTCACCGCGCTGCGCCTGCGTCACCGCCTGCCGGGCATGAAAATTCTCCAATTCGCCTTCGACAGCGGCCCCGGCAATCCCTACCTGCCCCACCACCACGAACCCCTCTACGCCGTCTACACCGGCACCCACGACAACGACACCACCCTGGGCTGGTACCGCAGCCTGCCCGAAGCGGTCCGCGCCCACGTCAACGACTACCTTGCCTGCGTGGCTGCCGACATGCCCTGGGCCCTTATCCGCGCCGCCCTGGCCTCCGTTGCCACCCTTGCCATCGTGCCCCTGCAGGATATATTGGAGCTGGGCAGCGAACACCGCATGAACACCCCCGGCACCACCACCGGCAACTGGGCCTGGCGTTTCCGTTGGGCGCAAGTGTCTGGTGATGCCGTCCGCCGCCTGCGGCACATGACCGGACTCTACGGGCGCCTGGCGCAATAA